Proteins from a genomic interval of Acidobacteriota bacterium:
- a CDS encoding M48 family metalloprotease, with the protein MEPRARRWTGGPGRMAATLLIVSLSAPAVLAQTVIKLPRNKYTPQQDVELGREAAAEVRQQYPIIENQEIDRYLDALGARLVAAAPAEFKEPVFEYSFTPVNLKEINAFALPGGPMFVHRGMFDAAASEGEVAGVMAHELAHVLLRHGTANASKAQNPWLQLGQIAGAIGGAVVGGSAGAAIAQGSQFGLGTILLRYSRDFEKQADLLGAQIMARAGYDPRALARMFETIARESRSSGGTPQWLSSHPDPGNRTQYITREAEALTIAQPADERQFGQIKTAFATLPAAKSMGDLAKASPGSGGGTGTGAVTAVGTPGQPVPAPSRQYKALNGGQVFQADVPSNWTSLASRSAIKAVPQNGYGQANGQTIFTHGVEFGLTQAGSRDLRQATQSWLNAVSQGNPGLRMAGNQQSTRISRRYALATPLVNPSPLGGQERITVYTTFLVDGTLFYYLTIAPDAEVGTYAPVFQRIGQSIRLAEAR; encoded by the coding sequence ATGGAACCTCGCGCGCGACGATGGACCGGTGGTCCGGGCCGGATGGCGGCCACGCTGCTGATCGTCTCATTGTCGGCCCCTGCCGTGCTGGCCCAGACCGTCATCAAGCTCCCCAGGAACAAGTACACGCCGCAGCAGGACGTCGAACTCGGACGCGAAGCCGCGGCGGAAGTGCGTCAGCAGTACCCGATTATCGAGAATCAGGAGATCGACAGGTACCTCGACGCCCTTGGAGCACGGCTCGTGGCCGCGGCGCCCGCCGAGTTCAAGGAGCCCGTCTTCGAATACTCCTTCACGCCCGTGAACCTGAAGGAGATCAACGCATTCGCGCTGCCGGGCGGGCCGATGTTCGTGCACCGCGGCATGTTCGACGCGGCGGCATCCGAAGGCGAAGTCGCCGGTGTGATGGCGCACGAACTCGCGCACGTCCTCCTGCGCCACGGCACGGCGAATGCGTCGAAGGCGCAGAATCCGTGGCTGCAACTCGGGCAGATTGCCGGCGCGATCGGCGGGGCGGTGGTCGGTGGCAGCGCCGGCGCGGCCATCGCGCAGGGCAGCCAGTTCGGTCTCGGCACGATCCTCCTGCGCTACAGCCGCGACTTCGAGAAGCAGGCCGACCTGCTGGGCGCGCAGATCATGGCGCGGGCCGGATACGACCCGCGTGCGCTCGCCAGGATGTTCGAGACGATCGCGCGCGAGTCGCGGTCGTCCGGCGGGACGCCGCAGTGGCTGAGCAGCCATCCCGATCCGGGTAATCGCACCCAGTACATCACGCGAGAAGCCGAGGCCCTGACGATCGCGCAGCCTGCCGACGAGCGGCAATTCGGTCAGATCAAGACGGCATTCGCCACCCTGCCTGCCGCCAAGTCGATGGGCGACCTCGCGAAGGCGTCGCCGGGGTCGGGTGGCGGCACCGGCACGGGCGCGGTCACCGCGGTCGGCACGCCGGGGCAGCCCGTGCCCGCGCCGTCGCGGCAGTACAAGGCCCTCAACGGCGGCCAGGTGTTCCAGGCCGACGTGCCGTCCAACTGGACGAGCCTGGCGTCGCGCAGCGCGATCAAGGCGGTGCCGCAGAACGGGTACGGCCAAGCCAACGGCCAGACGATCTTCACGCACGGTGTGGAATTCGGCTTGACACAGGCCGGTTCGCGCGACCTCCGTCAGGCGACGCAGTCGTGGCTCAACGCCGTGTCGCAGGGCAACCCGGGCCTGCGCATGGCCGGCAACCAGCAGTCCACGCGGATCTCCCGACGGTACGCGCTCGCCACGCCGCTGGTGAATCCGTCGCCGCTCGGCGGGCAGGAGCGCATCACCGTCTACACCACGTTCCTGGTGGACGGCACGCTGTTCTACTACCTGACCATCGCGCCGGACGCGGAAGTGGGCACGTACGCGCCGGTGTTCCAGCGGATCGGACAGTCCATCCGCCTGGCCGAAGCGCGCTGA